The following proteins are encoded in a genomic region of Clostridium kluyveri:
- a CDS encoding winged helix-turn-helix transcriptional regulator: MSIEDCSPTGIDIKDTDFGYTLSLIGGKYKMIILYWLAEYKPAIRYNELKRCIGTISHKTLSINLKELESDKLIVRTEYPQIPPKVEYSLSNRGKSLIPVLNMMCEWGGKNRI, translated from the coding sequence ATGTCAATAGAAGATTGTAGTCCTACTGGAATTGATATCAAAGATACAGATTTTGGTTATACCTTATCACTGATTGGGGGCAAGTACAAGATGATTATTCTATATTGGCTTGCTGAATATAAGCCAGCAATTCGATATAACGAATTAAAAAGATGTATTGGTACAATTTCACACAAAACTCTAAGCATCAATTTAAAAGAGTTGGAATCAGATAAGTTAATCGTACGAACTGAATATCCTCAAATTCCTCCAAAGGTTGAATATTCTTTATCTAACAGAGGAAAGTCACTAATTCCTGTCCTCAATATGATGTGTGAATGGGGTGGAAAAAATAGAATATAA
- a CDS encoding 4Fe-4S binding protein codes for MGKTKINETTKWREMTDGGSIYLSGNSKEFITGSWRVDKPIFVQEKCKQCLLCAPVCPDSSIPVKEGKRLDFDYDHCKGCGICAKACSFEAINMVKDEK; via the coding sequence ATGGGTAAAACAAAGATAAATGAAACAACTAAATGGAGAGAAATGACTGATGGGGGAAGTATATATTTAAGTGGTAATTCAAAAGAATTTATTACTGGCAGCTGGAGAGTAGACAAGCCTATATTTGTACAGGAAAAATGTAAGCAATGTTTATTATGTGCACCAGTCTGTCCGGACAGTTCTATACCCGTTAAGGAAGGTAAGAGATTAGATTTCGATTATGACCACTGCAAAGGCTGTGGAATATGCGCAAAGGCCTGTTCATTTGAAGCAATTAACATGGTAAAGGATGAAAAATAG
- a CDS encoding CBO0543 family protein translates to MAFNIIIGFLIPWILGVYIYIKEKRLFLVIYPFGCAVTYTINMIGFYYKFWRIKPYEYDVFASLPLNLGIYPIIGTYFVFLLYKGISKLYYLVVIFSLVTTVIELLMLILGRGVYGNGWNMFWTLISYLVAYISAYGFYYLVRSKGIL, encoded by the coding sequence ATGGCGTTTAATATTATTATCGGTTTCTTAATTCCATGGATATTAGGTGTATATATTTACATCAAGGAAAAAAGACTTTTTCTTGTTATATATCCTTTTGGATGTGCAGTAACTTACACAATTAACATGATAGGATTTTATTATAAGTTTTGGAGGATAAAACCTTATGAATATGATGTTTTTGCTTCATTACCATTAAATTTAGGGATATATCCGATTATTGGTACCTATTTTGTATTTCTTTTGTATAAAGGAATAAGTAAACTATACTATCTTGTAGTGATTTTTTCATTAGTAACAACTGTAATTGAACTACTAATGTTAATTTTAGGAAGAGGAGTATACGGGAACGGATGGAATATGTTCTGGACACTTATTTCATATTTAGTAGCATATATTTCAGCTTACGGTTTTTATTATTTAGTCAGAAGTAAAGGGATTTTGTAG
- a CDS encoding DUF169 domain-containing protein, translating to MESCLVKSLGLHYEPVAVLLSSEKPEGALQSKEGKWSCIIPLFIAAAKGRISVFERKTTGCSGGKVGLGFGQFPNYPNGIEYFLTVGKEGKFEGEGYMKNSELGDDFVKCLPITDIPYEYVIFKPLSQVDITKEKPEIIVFYVNTNQLSALTVLANYYRSGNENVMIPFASGCQSIFLLPYAESQKENPKAVVGLTDITVRPMVETDMLSFSVPYKMFLDMEESVEGSFLKKPLWHRVIAKMGKVNKV from the coding sequence ATGGAAAGCTGTTTAGTTAAAAGTTTAGGTTTACATTATGAACCAGTAGCTGTTTTGCTTAGCAGTGAAAAACCTGAAGGGGCACTTCAGAGTAAAGAAGGAAAGTGGAGCTGTATAATTCCGTTATTTATTGCTGCAGCAAAAGGTAGAATATCAGTTTTTGAACGTAAAACAACAGGATGTTCTGGTGGTAAAGTAGGACTAGGGTTTGGGCAGTTTCCTAATTATCCGAATGGAATTGAGTATTTTTTGACAGTTGGTAAAGAAGGTAAATTTGAAGGGGAAGGATATATGAAAAATTCAGAACTAGGTGACGACTTTGTTAAGTGTTTACCAATAACTGATATTCCATATGAGTATGTTATATTTAAGCCCTTGTCACAAGTTGATATTACCAAAGAAAAACCTGAAATAATTGTATTTTACGTCAATACCAATCAGTTATCAGCACTTACAGTACTTGCAAACTATTATAGGTCAGGAAACGAAAATGTAATGATACCTTTTGCCTCAGGATGTCAATCTATTTTTCTTCTTCCTTATGCCGAGTCACAAAAAGAAAATCCGAAAGCAGTTGTAGGCTTGACTGACATTACAGTGCGCCCTATGGTTGAAACTGACATGCTGTCATTTTCTGTTCCTTACAAGATGTTTCTTGACATGGAGGAAAGTGTAGAAGGAAGTTTTTTGAAGAAACCCTTATGGCATAGGGTAATAGCGAAAATGGGAAAAGTAAATAAAGTATAG
- a CDS encoding DUF6803 family protein produces the protein MNMTHYMSLLMDNQPWNLIIFMAIPVICAELLTITEFFIIHNKIERGGIKTLNKIIGIFDGIYFTGIFIYLFINVIIPLTTNNGWHTWVDVIAVLSYLSGVVFLVPIALMELGIIFKTKSSNDKLKIHFILISGFLIVAHIAMIFGMVNPQIISNMPGMKM, from the coding sequence ATGAATATGACACATTATATGTCTTTATTAATGGATAACCAGCCCTGGAATTTAATTATTTTTATGGCTATACCTGTAATATGTGCCGAACTCCTTACTATTACAGAATTCTTTATAATCCATAATAAAATTGAAAGAGGGGGTATAAAAACTTTAAATAAAATCATTGGAATATTTGATGGTATTTATTTTACAGGAATATTTATATATCTTTTTATAAATGTAATAATTCCTCTTACAACTAATAATGGATGGCACACATGGGTAGATGTGATTGCAGTGCTGTCTTATTTAAGCGGTGTGGTATTTCTAGTACCAATAGCATTAATGGAACTAGGAATAATATTCAAGACTAAATCATCTAATGACAAATTAAAAATTCATTTTATACTTATAAGTGGATTTTTAATAGTTGCACATATTGCAATGATTTTTGGTATGGTCAATCCTCAAATAATAAGCAATATGCCAGGAATGAAAATGTAA
- a CDS encoding flavodoxin family protein, translating to MKKNVLVLTGSPRKGGNSDLMADAFIEGAREAGHQVVKFETAEKNIIGCKACDTCFSKGVACSFKDDFGELVPLLEKADLIVFATPLYWYTFPTQIKAVIDKLYSFIVGQRPLKIKECMLLVCGEEKDKKKFDGIIKSYEFIAINREWNDVGKLIVPGVIDKGDIKNTDALKKAKELGIRI from the coding sequence ATGAAAAAGAATGTTTTGGTTTTAACAGGGAGCCCTAGAAAAGGTGGAAATAGCGATTTAATGGCAGATGCTTTTATAGAAGGTGCCAGAGAGGCAGGACACCAAGTTGTGAAATTTGAAACTGCTGAAAAAAATATCATCGGATGTAAAGCCTGTGATACTTGTTTTAGCAAGGGCGTGGCCTGTTCATTTAAAGATGATTTTGGTGAACTGGTGCCCTTATTGGAAAAAGCTGACTTAATCGTGTTTGCAACGCCACTTTACTGGTACACATTTCCTACACAAATAAAAGCTGTTATTGATAAATTGTATTCTTTCATTGTAGGTCAAAGGCCTTTGAAAATAAAAGAGTGTATGCTATTGGTATGTGGTGAGGAAAAGGATAAGAAAAAATTTGATGGAATTATTAAATCCTATGAGTTTATTGCCATTAATAGGGAGTGGAATGATGTAGGAAAGTTGATTGTTCCTGGTGTAATTGATAAAGGTGACATTAAAAATACCGATGCATTAAAGAAAGCAAAGGAATTAGGTATAAGAATATAA
- a CDS encoding DDE-type integrase/transposase/recombinase, with product MINLLFILLVGKPMFTPASDEPVKKEYRKLQVDKIPIFEIPEKLDYKVLLHNYFESHKKELTPVKPRKNKTIIPKEVKCPKCGAPHQYLYDNNGGRGQYLCKVCNTVFNPKNYFQKSVILKCPYCGKTLEKIKTRKDFYVHKCKNDECDFYKTNLASMTKKEREDFKNNPHNYKVRYITREFTFDYKPFSSKSPVKSKISLPKIMVSSHTLGLIMSYYVNYHMSSRQTASIMRDIHGIKISHQTVLNYADAVSHVVKPFVDNYNYELSNSFCGDETYIKVNGKWQYIFFFFDSVKKIILSYRVSPNRDTLSAVKALDDVLSKLKDIPKKLNFIVDGNPIYLLAQHFFASEDINFDITQVIGLTNNDDVSKEYRPLKQIIERLNRTFKGSYRTTCGFNSSDGSIAFVTLFAAYFNFLRTHSTLNHKVPVQIPVLQSLQTMPARWCKLVELAQDYCISQATS from the coding sequence ATGATTAACCTATTATTTATTCTTTTAGTTGGCAAACCCATGTTTACCCCTGCCTCTGACGAACCAGTAAAAAAGGAATATAGAAAGCTTCAGGTAGACAAAATACCTATATTTGAAATACCTGAAAAGCTTGATTATAAAGTTCTTCTACATAACTATTTTGAAAGTCACAAGAAAGAACTTACACCTGTTAAGCCACGTAAGAATAAAACTATCATTCCTAAAGAAGTTAAGTGTCCTAAATGTGGTGCTCCCCACCAGTATCTTTACGATAATAATGGTGGCAGAGGTCAATACCTTTGTAAGGTATGCAACACAGTATTTAACCCTAAAAATTATTTTCAAAAGTCCGTTATTTTAAAATGTCCTTACTGTGGTAAAACACTTGAAAAAATCAAAACTCGCAAGGACTTTTATGTGCATAAATGTAAGAATGATGAGTGTGATTTTTATAAAACCAATTTAGCTTCAATGACTAAAAAAGAAAGAGAAGACTTTAAAAATAACCCTCACAACTATAAAGTTAGATATATAACTAGGGAATTTACTTTTGACTATAAGCCTTTTAGCAGTAAAAGCCCTGTTAAATCTAAAATTAGTCTGCCTAAAATAATGGTTTCGTCTCATACTTTAGGATTAATTATGTCTTACTACGTAAACTACCATATGTCTTCAAGACAGACGGCTTCAATAATGAGGGATATTCACGGTATTAAAATATCTCATCAAACAGTTTTAAACTACGCTGATGCTGTATCCCATGTGGTAAAGCCCTTTGTTGATAACTACAATTATGAGTTATCTAATTCTTTTTGTGGTGATGAAACATACATAAAAGTTAACGGTAAATGGCAGTATATCTTCTTTTTCTTTGACTCTGTTAAGAAAATTATTCTTTCTTATAGAGTTTCACCAAATAGAGATACTCTTTCAGCAGTTAAAGCTTTAGACGACGTTTTATCAAAGCTTAAGGATATACCTAAAAAACTAAATTTCATTGTTGATGGTAATCCAATCTACTTGTTGGCACAACATTTTTTCGCAAGCGAAGACATTAACTTCGATATTACTCAAGTCATAGGTCTTACAAACAATGATGACGTTTCAAAGGAATACAGACCTTTAAAACAGATAATTGAACGTCTTAATAGAACCTTTAAAGGCAGTTATAGGACAACCTGTGGTTTTAATAGTTCAGATGGTTCTATAGCATTTGTAACATTATTTGCTGCATATTTTAATTTTCTAAGAACTCATTCAACACTTAATCATAAGGTTCCAGTTCAAATACCTGTACTTCAAAGTCTTCAAACCATGCCAGCTCGTTGGTGTAAGCTTGTTGAACTAGCTCAAGACTATTGTATATCACAGGCTACCTCCTAA
- a CDS encoding cold-shock protein, with amino-acid sequence MTGTVKWFNETKGFGFITGEDGKDVFAHFSQINSEGYKSLDEGQKVSFDKVKGQKGPQAENITVI; translated from the coding sequence ATGACAGGTACGGTTAAATGGTTTAATGAAACCAAAGGATTTGGATTTATTACAGGAGAAGATGGAAAGGATGTTTTTGCACACTTTTCTCAAATAAATTCAGAAGGATACAAATCACTTGATGAAGGTCAGAAAGTTTCCTTTGACAAAGTGAAAGGACAAAAAGGACCACAAGCAGAAAATATTACTGTTATTTAA
- a CDS encoding DUF4190 domain-containing protein, translated as METVEKTKSKIGIVSFVLGIIGLIAGALPIIGAFVTIAGLVLGIKGHSTTHKKLATAGIFLCVVGLFEIVVNGAVSYKGTTATLLNSGTNTANINISNVENKSTQTVRKIIFCESIDNDLNPTNVGDTFSVDSQFYTKFDNKAPFKTSKLKVTIYTMNGGSQSVFYTEEQDVEQDYTALAIPLNISTAGKYKIIITRSSDNQKLGEGEVTVVFYN; from the coding sequence GTGGAAACTGTAGAAAAAACTAAAAGTAAAATAGGAATTGTATCATTTGTTTTAGGAATCATTGGACTTATAGCAGGGGCATTGCCCATAATCGGGGCATTTGTGACTATTGCTGGTCTGGTTTTGGGTATAAAGGGTCATAGCACTACACATAAAAAATTAGCAACTGCTGGCATTTTTTTATGTGTAGTGGGGTTGTTTGAGATTGTAGTAAATGGAGCTGTCTCTTATAAAGGTACAACGGCAACTTTACTTAATTCTGGTACGAATACAGCTAATATCAATATATCTAATGTAGAAAACAAAAGTACTCAAACTGTCAGAAAAATAATATTTTGCGAAAGTATAGATAATGACCTTAATCCTACAAATGTTGGTGATACTTTTAGTGTAGACAGTCAATTCTATACTAAGTTTGACAATAAAGCTCCATTTAAAACTTCAAAATTAAAAGTAACTATTTATACAATGAATGGCGGTTCTCAAAGTGTATTTTATACTGAAGAGCAGGATGTTGAGCAAGATTATACTGCTTTGGCTATACCACTAAACATTAGTACAGCAGGAAAGTATAAAATTATCATAACGCGTTCCTCTGATAATCAAAAATTAGGTGAAGGTGAGGTAACAGTTGTATTCTATAATTAA
- a CDS encoding MarR family winged helix-turn-helix transcriptional regulator has product MEFNLDDSLGFILNKLNTKLKNELLQRLKEYDVTPEQWSVLNRLWVQEGVTPRELSDIIFKDKPNTNRILEKLQVKKLIVRKPHPVDKRAFQIFLTERGWTLKDKLIPIVTQLLEETTIGISKSKILDIKKLLNQMYDNLK; this is encoded by the coding sequence GTGGAATTTAATTTAGACGATTCATTGGGGTTTATTCTAAACAAATTGAATACAAAATTAAAAAATGAATTACTCCAACGATTAAAGGAATATGACGTTACACCAGAGCAATGGTCTGTACTTAACCGTTTATGGGTACAAGAAGGTGTTACTCCTAGAGAGTTATCAGATATCATCTTTAAAGATAAGCCAAATACAAACCGTATTCTTGAAAAATTGCAAGTGAAAAAATTGATTGTTAGAAAACCTCATCCAGTAGATAAAAGAGCTTTCCAAATCTTTTTAACCGAACGCGGCTGGACATTAAAGGATAAATTAATTCCTATAGTTACGCAATTATTAGAGGAAACAACGATAGGAATAAGCAAAAGTAAAATCCTGGATATCAAAAAGCTATTAAATCAAATGTATGATAATCTTAAGTAG
- a CDS encoding DUF4829 domain-containing protein: MRYLWGLYKIEYDVKYKKGAIVAEESGTHQKWCALIRKDNKSSWLIDEIGEG, from the coding sequence ATGAGATATTTATGGGGGTTATATAAAATTGAATATGATGTGAAATATAAAAAGGGAGCAATTGTGGCCGAAGAAAGTGGAACGCATCAAAAGTGGTGTGCACTTATTAGAAAAGACAACAAATCATCTTGGTTAATTGATGAAATCGGAGAAGGTTAA
- a CDS encoding sugar O-acetyltransferase translates to MKSEKEKMLAGDLYYAGDEELTKEREYARNLTFEFNHSKPSEKDKRQGILKKLITAKDSFYIEAPFYCDYGYNIEIGENFYANYNCIILDVSKVKIGDNVLLAPNVQIYTAAHPIDSVERLTGIEYAKPIVIGNNVWIGGGAIICPGVKIGDNVTIGAGSVVTKNIPDNVIAAGNPCRVIKNI, encoded by the coding sequence GTGAAAAGTGAAAAGGAAAAAATGTTAGCAGGTGATCTTTATTATGCAGGTGATGAAGAGTTAACTAAAGAAAGAGAGTATGCAAGAAATTTAACTTTTGAGTTTAATCATTCAAAACCAAGTGAAAAAGATAAGAGACAGGGGATTTTAAAGAAACTTATTACTGCAAAAGATTCGTTTTATATTGAAGCACCTTTTTATTGTGATTATGGCTATAATATTGAAATTGGTGAAAATTTTTATGCTAATTATAATTGTATAATACTAGATGTGAGTAAAGTTAAAATAGGAGATAATGTACTTTTAGCACCAAATGTTCAAATTTATACTGCTGCTCACCCGATTGATTCTGTCGAAAGACTCACTGGTATAGAATATGCTAAGCCGATTGTTATAGGAAATAATGTTTGGATTGGTGGTGGAGCGATAATATGTCCGGGAGTAAAAATTGGAGATAATGTAACTATAGGAGCAGGTAGTGTAGTAACCAAAAATATACCAGATAATGTAATCGCGGCAGGAAATCCATGTAGGGTTATTAAAAACATTTAA
- a CDS encoding 2-oxoacid:acceptor oxidoreductase family protein, translated as MTQLTEIRWHGRGGQGAKTASLLLADVAFSIGKYVQGFPEYGPERMGAPITAYNRISGEKILVHSNIYEPDYVVVVDDSLLDVVDVTKGLKKEGAIIINTEKSQEEVKEHLKGYSGNVYIINAREISEACLGKYFPNTPMLAAVVKVSKVMDENTFIEQMRDSFKHKFSSKPEVIEGNMKALERSLEEVRK; from the coding sequence ATGACACAACTAACAGAAATAAGATGGCATGGTCGAGGAGGACAAGGTGCTAAAACAGCTTCCCTGCTGTTGGCGGATGTTGCATTTAGTATAGGAAAATATGTACAAGGCTTTCCAGAGTATGGACCAGAAAGAATGGGAGCACCAATAACTGCATACAACAGGATTAGTGGAGAAAAAATACTTGTGCATTCCAATATTTATGAACCTGATTATGTTGTTGTAGTAGATGATAGCCTTTTGGACGTAGTTGATGTTACAAAGGGACTTAAAAAAGAGGGTGCAATTATAATAAACACAGAAAAGAGTCAGGAAGAAGTAAAAGAACATCTCAAGGGATATTCTGGTAACGTGTACATAATTAATGCTAGAGAAATATCGGAAGCCTGTTTAGGTAAGTATTTTCCTAATACTCCTATGCTTGCAGCAGTAGTTAAGGTAAGTAAAGTAATGGATGAGAACACATTTATTGAACAAATGAGAGATTCTTTCAAACATAAATTTTCCTCAAAACCTGAGGTAATAGAAGGCAATATGAAGGCCTTAGAGAGGTCTTTGGAGGAGGTAAGGAAATAA
- a CDS encoding thiamine pyrophosphate-dependent enzyme, with product MEYKFKEEMNKPERLVGGHRMCAGCGAPIAVRSVLRALGEKDKAVIGSATGCLEVSTFMYPYTSWKDSFVHSAFECAGATMGGVERAYNALKKRGKIKEDYKFITFGGDGGTYDIGFQSLSGAMERGHDMVYVCYDNGAYMNTGIQRSSATPKYADTTTTPVGAVSSGKPQFRKNLTEIMVSHNIPYVAQTTFLGNFKDIHEKAHRAIYKKGPAFLNVLSPCPRGWRYETPDLMNICKLAVDTCFWPIFEVEDGKWRLNYKPKNKLPIEDFLRPQGRFKHLFKKGNEYMIAELQEEIDRRWEILLKKCEE from the coding sequence ATGGAATATAAATTTAAAGAGGAAATGAATAAACCAGAAAGATTAGTGGGCGGTCATAGAATGTGTGCTGGATGTGGTGCTCCTATTGCGGTGAGAAGTGTACTTAGGGCCCTAGGCGAAAAAGATAAGGCAGTAATAGGTTCTGCAACAGGATGTTTGGAGGTTTCTACATTTATGTATCCATATACATCTTGGAAGGATTCTTTTGTACATAGTGCTTTTGAATGTGCGGGAGCAACTATGGGTGGTGTAGAGAGAGCATATAATGCTTTAAAAAAGAGAGGAAAGATTAAGGAGGATTATAAATTCATAACTTTCGGGGGAGATGGAGGAACATATGACATAGGATTTCAATCATTGTCTGGTGCTATGGAGAGAGGCCATGACATGGTATATGTATGCTATGATAACGGAGCATATATGAATACAGGAATCCAAAGATCATCAGCAACCCCTAAGTATGCAGATACTACAACAACACCAGTCGGAGCTGTATCATCAGGTAAACCACAGTTTAGAAAGAACCTGACAGAAATAATGGTAAGCCATAATATACCATATGTGGCTCAGACAACATTTTTGGGGAATTTTAAAGATATACATGAAAAGGCCCATAGGGCAATATACAAAAAGGGACCAGCGTTTCTAAATGTGTTATCTCCATGCCCAAGAGGTTGGAGATATGAGACCCCTGATTTGATGAATATATGTAAATTGGCGGTGGATACATGCTTCTGGCCTATTTTTGAGGTTGAAGATGGAAAGTGGAGATTAAATTATAAGCCAAAAAATAAGCTTCCAATAGAAGACTTCTTAAGACCGCAGGGAAGATTTAAGCACTTATTTAAAAAAGGCAATGAATACATGATTGCTGAATTACAGGAAGAGATAGATAGGCGTTGGGAAATTTTATTAAAAAAATGTGAAGAATAG
- the porA gene encoding pyruvate ferredoxin oxidoreductase has protein sequence MSIKERLSGNEAIAIAIKQIEPDVMPAFPITPSTEIPQYFTKYVADGKVRTEFIPVESEHSSMGAAIGAQAAGARTVTATSSCGLALMWELLYVAASSRLPITMAVVNRALSGPININADHSDTMGARDSGWIQIYSENNQEAYDNFIQAVRIGAHKDVQLPVMVCQDGFITSHAVENIELIEDEKVKEFVGEYNPEHYLMNPNETMAVGPYDISAYYMEHKRLQAQAMINAKKVILEVAEEFEEMTGRKYGFFEEYELEDAEYAIVVINSTAGTAKAAVNKMRQAGKKVGLLKIRVFRPFPAKKIAEALKNTKVIAVMDRAEGFSACGGPVFAEVRSAMFDVENTPKIINYVYGLGGRDIAINDVEKVYNDLSEVAESGTCGETYRFLGVRE, from the coding sequence ATGAGTATAAAAGAAAGACTATCAGGAAATGAAGCCATAGCAATAGCTATAAAACAAATAGAACCGGATGTAATGCCTGCTTTTCCAATAACGCCTTCTACGGAAATTCCTCAATATTTCACAAAGTATGTAGCGGATGGAAAAGTAAGGACAGAATTTATACCAGTGGAAAGCGAACATAGTTCAATGGGTGCAGCTATTGGTGCTCAGGCGGCAGGTGCCAGGACAGTAACAGCAACTTCATCATGTGGACTTGCTTTAATGTGGGAGCTTCTGTATGTTGCTGCATCCAGCAGGTTACCAATAACTATGGCAGTAGTAAACAGAGCATTATCTGGTCCTATAAATATAAATGCAGATCACTCTGATACCATGGGAGCAAGGGATTCAGGCTGGATACAGATATATTCAGAAAATAATCAAGAGGCATATGATAATTTCATACAGGCTGTGAGAATTGGTGCACATAAAGATGTACAGTTACCAGTAATGGTTTGTCAGGACGGATTTATAACAAGCCATGCAGTTGAAAATATTGAATTAATAGAAGATGAAAAAGTAAAGGAATTTGTGGGAGAATATAATCCAGAACATTATCTCATGAATCCAAATGAAACCATGGCTGTAGGTCCATATGATATATCTGCGTATTATATGGAACATAAAAGGCTTCAAGCACAGGCTATGATAAATGCGAAGAAGGTAATTTTAGAGGTAGCTGAGGAATTTGAAGAAATGACAGGAAGAAAATATGGATTTTTTGAAGAATATGAGCTTGAAGATGCAGAGTATGCAATTGTAGTAATTAACTCAACTGCAGGAACAGCAAAAGCAGCTGTAAATAAAATGAGACAAGCAGGAAAAAAGGTTGGATTACTTAAAATAAGAGTATTTAGGCCATTTCCAGCAAAAAAAATTGCAGAAGCATTAAAAAATACAAAGGTAATAGCTGTAATGGACAGAGCAGAAGGATTTTCAGCCTGCGGAGGCCCTGTTTTTGCTGAGGTAAGATCCGCAATGTTTGATGTGGAAAATACTCCTAAGATAATAAACTATGTTTATGGATTGGGAGGAAGAGATATTGCCATAAATGATGTAGAAAAAGTTTATAATGATTTAAGTGAAGTAGCTGAATCTGGAACTTGTGGTGAAACATATAGATTTTTAGGGGTTAGAGAGTAG